From the Phyllopteryx taeniolatus isolate TA_2022b chromosome 20, UOR_Ptae_1.2, whole genome shotgun sequence genome, one window contains:
- the wasf3b gene encoding wiskott-Aldrich syndrome protein family member 3b isoform X1, producing the protein MPLVKRNIEPRHLCRGELPEGIGSELECVMNNTLSAIIRQLSSLSKHAEDIFGELFNEANAFYLRANSLQDRIDRLAVKVTQLDSTVEEVSLQDINMRKAFKSSTTQDQQVVSKSSVPNPVKEMYNLSDKPPPLSILSSYRDDKKEALKFYTDPSYFFDLWKEKMLQDTEDKRKEKRKQKEQKRCVDGTLQREVKKVRKARNRRQEWNMMALDKELRPDHRHTIHRDRGASSEGSMSPENRAHGVDLHHYPNAMNHAGHAHTYSGPPPSVLAAQMAAGHGPRGGGDHDGRARAAAYQGGTLGRAHHHQHHQQVPLPPPPAEAMNGGSMSLPPLDYSMDGYANTGPPPPPPAPVIPSALTAFASPPGGPVSPGPGGYASPPPPICGGPVAPPPPGPPPPPLQAGASHAMAHKMSSPVPMESSVVNDARSDLLAAIRMGIQLKKVQEQQEQQAKREPVGNDVATILSRRIAVEYSDSEDDSELEDNDWSD; encoded by the exons ATGCCGCTGGTCAAGAGGAACATCGAACCACGCCACCTCTGCCGCGGGGAGCTCCCTGAGGGCATCGGCAGCGAGCTTGAGTGCGTGATGAACAACACGCTCTCTGCCATCATCCGCCAGCTCAGCAGCCTCA GCAAACATGCAGAGGACATATTTGGCGAGCTGTTCAACGAGGCCAATGCCTTCTACCTGCGCGCCAACTCTCTCCAGGACCGCATCGACCGGCTGGCCGTCAAGGTCACGCAGCTGGACTCCACCGTGGAGGAAG TTTCCCTGCAAGACATCAACATGCGCAAGGCCTTCAAGAGCTCTACCACTCAGGACCAGCAGGTGGTGTCCAAGAGTAGCGTGCCCAATCCGGTGAAGGAGATGTACAATTTGAGTGACAAGCCTCCACCACTTAGCATCCTCTCATCTTACAG GGATGACAAGAAGGAAGCGCTCAAGTTCTACACCGACCCCTCCTACTTCTTCGACCTGTGGAAAGAGAAGATGCTGCAAGACACAGAGGACAAgagaaaagagaagaggaagcaGAAG GAACAGAAGCGCTGTGTGGACGGAACGTTGCAGAGGGAGGTGAAGAAGGTCCGCAAGGCGAGGAACCGCCGACAGGAGTGGAACATGATGGCGCTGGATAAAGAGCTGAGGCCAGACCACCGTCACACTATACACAGAGACAGAGGGGCCTCCTCCGAGGGCTCCATGTCTCCAGAGAACAG GGCTCACGGGGTCGACCTGCATCACTATCCCAATGCTATGAACCACGCTGGCCACGCTCACACGTACTCAGGCCCGCCGCCCAGCGTCCTTGCTGCCCAGATGGCGGCGGGCCACGGCCCTCGCGGAGGGGGCGACCACGACGGCAGAGCCAGAGCGGCGGCTTATCAGGGTGGCACGCTTGGCCGCGCCCACCACCACCAGCATCACCAGCAAGTCCCGCTGCCTCCCCCGCCTGCCGAGGCGATGAACGGCGGCTCCATGTCCCTGCCTCCGCTTGACTATAG CATGGATGGTTACGCCAACACGGGaccgccccccccacccccggctCCTGTCATCCCTTCCGCCCTGACGGCCTTCGCCTCGCCACCCGGAGGTCCCGTGTCTCCCGGGCCCGGGGGTTACGCTTCGCCTCCGCCGCCCATATGCGGCGGCCCAGTCGCTCCGCCGCCTCCCGGGCCCCCGCCGCCCCCTCTCCAAGCCGGTGCATCCCACGCCATGGCACACAAGATGTCGTCGCCTGTGCCCATGGAGAGCAGCGTGGTCAACGATGCCCGCAGTGACCTGCTGGCGGCTATTCGTatgg GCATTCAGCTGAAGAAGGTTCAGGAGCAACAGGAGCAGCAGGCCAAGCGGGAGCCCGTTGGCAACGACGTGGCCACCATCCTGTCGCGCCGCATCGCCGTGGAATATTCTGACTCCGAGGACGACTCAGAGCTGGAGGACAACGACTGGTCCgattga
- the wasf3b gene encoding wiskott-Aldrich syndrome protein family member 3b isoform X3, whose protein sequence is MPLVKRNIEPRHLCRGELPEGIGSELECVMNNTLSAIIRQLSSLSKHAEDIFGELFNEANAFYLRANSLQDRIDRLAVKVTQLDSTVEEVSLQDINMRKAFKSSTTQDQQVVSKSSVPNPVKEMYNLSDKPPPLSILSSYRDDKKEALKFYTDPSYFFDLWKEKMLQDTEDKRKEKRKQKEQKRCVDGTLQREVKKVRKARNRRQEWNMMALDKELRPDHRHTIHRDRGASSEGSMSPENRAHGVDLHHYPNAMNHAGHAHTYSGPPPSVLAAQMAAGHGPRGGGDHDGRARAAAYQGGTLGRAHHHQHHQQVPLPPPPAEAMNGGSMSLPPLDYSMDGYANTGPPPPPPAPVIPSALTAFASPPGGPVSPGPGGYASPPPPICGGPVAPPPPGPPPPPLQAGASHAMAHKMSSPVPMESSVVNDARSDLLAAIRMGIQLKKVQEQQEQQAKREPVGNDVATILSRRIAVEYSDSEDDSELEDND, encoded by the exons ATGCCGCTGGTCAAGAGGAACATCGAACCACGCCACCTCTGCCGCGGGGAGCTCCCTGAGGGCATCGGCAGCGAGCTTGAGTGCGTGATGAACAACACGCTCTCTGCCATCATCCGCCAGCTCAGCAGCCTCA GCAAACATGCAGAGGACATATTTGGCGAGCTGTTCAACGAGGCCAATGCCTTCTACCTGCGCGCCAACTCTCTCCAGGACCGCATCGACCGGCTGGCCGTCAAGGTCACGCAGCTGGACTCCACCGTGGAGGAAG TTTCCCTGCAAGACATCAACATGCGCAAGGCCTTCAAGAGCTCTACCACTCAGGACCAGCAGGTGGTGTCCAAGAGTAGCGTGCCCAATCCGGTGAAGGAGATGTACAATTTGAGTGACAAGCCTCCACCACTTAGCATCCTCTCATCTTACAG GGATGACAAGAAGGAAGCGCTCAAGTTCTACACCGACCCCTCCTACTTCTTCGACCTGTGGAAAGAGAAGATGCTGCAAGACACAGAGGACAAgagaaaagagaagaggaagcaGAAG GAACAGAAGCGCTGTGTGGACGGAACGTTGCAGAGGGAGGTGAAGAAGGTCCGCAAGGCGAGGAACCGCCGACAGGAGTGGAACATGATGGCGCTGGATAAAGAGCTGAGGCCAGACCACCGTCACACTATACACAGAGACAGAGGGGCCTCCTCCGAGGGCTCCATGTCTCCAGAGAACAG GGCTCACGGGGTCGACCTGCATCACTATCCCAATGCTATGAACCACGCTGGCCACGCTCACACGTACTCAGGCCCGCCGCCCAGCGTCCTTGCTGCCCAGATGGCGGCGGGCCACGGCCCTCGCGGAGGGGGCGACCACGACGGCAGAGCCAGAGCGGCGGCTTATCAGGGTGGCACGCTTGGCCGCGCCCACCACCACCAGCATCACCAGCAAGTCCCGCTGCCTCCCCCGCCTGCCGAGGCGATGAACGGCGGCTCCATGTCCCTGCCTCCGCTTGACTATAG CATGGATGGTTACGCCAACACGGGaccgccccccccacccccggctCCTGTCATCCCTTCCGCCCTGACGGCCTTCGCCTCGCCACCCGGAGGTCCCGTGTCTCCCGGGCCCGGGGGTTACGCTTCGCCTCCGCCGCCCATATGCGGCGGCCCAGTCGCTCCGCCGCCTCCCGGGCCCCCGCCGCCCCCTCTCCAAGCCGGTGCATCCCACGCCATGGCACACAAGATGTCGTCGCCTGTGCCCATGGAGAGCAGCGTGGTCAACGATGCCCGCAGTGACCTGCTGGCGGCTATTCGTatgg GCATTCAGCTGAAGAAGGTTCAGGAGCAACAGGAGCAGCAGGCCAAGCGGGAGCCCGTTGGCAACGACGTGGCCACCATCCTGTCGCGCCGCATCGCCGTGGAATATTCTGACTCCGAGGACGACTCAGAGCTGGAGGACAACGACTG